One window from the genome of Thermaerobacter marianensis DSM 12885 encodes:
- a CDS encoding DUF499 domain-containing protein: MKSLYEACKPRDWVFDPSVRDTVYDLDDLDRIDPERFFTENYVTQGMRQLLTEAFKRLEGKSESASGAFLLSQSMGGGKTHNLLALGLLAKHPRWRRPVMGSFYTPGPLGAVRVVAFSGRKTHTPHGIWGEIATQLNRREVFRNFYSPLLAPGVEDWVELLRGEPVLILLDELPPYFQAARAVPVGMTTLDHLTTTALANLLVAVAGGKLPNVCLVLTDLRASAYQAGSAAIGEALQNLAMEANRTVTHINPVQLNSNEIYHILRTRLFERVAPPAAIEAVADAYAAAVNEARRLDLTTASPQALRSEIIHSYPFHPGLRDLFARFRENPGYQQTRALIRIMRIVVAELWQSGRARQRFLIAPHHLDLGRPELVSEIRQINATLENAVAHDVVDENGGAVAQQIDRELGGSDARDAATLILLSSLSQAVNPTLGLDRSEIVGYLAEPGRNLSAVREALDRLQARAWYLHVTGGGKILFKNVENLNAKLESYASGLRDERELELRERLQEMFAPKVGGCYQEVYALPALDQVELQPHRVALVIFRPRPGTGDEVRRFWEYQLYKNRVLFLTGNPVGYERVLERAAYLRAARQIVAEFRQQGVPEHDPQFLEAGKILARQEALFYMACREVFQQLYYPHRNRLVVVDLDPRYVANHYEGEQQIVAALQEVQKYVPDASRDPSSFRQMVERNLWPEGQQEVRWTEIKRRAATDPGWILHHPQALDDLKDEMIRRDLWRDAGDGYVRRGPFPKPATDVQIQVLSRDPQTGEVTLRVRPLHGDVVHYSCDGAVSPSSPRLDGAELRTRALQVAFLAVDSTGEHPTGEPRVWTNTVEVKYRFFQQGGQRMLELQAVPWGEIRYTLDGSSPELSGQPYTGPMAVPPGTRVVLARAWAGPVVSETVRIDVPAGDQPVTVDPRRPALWKRAFKLDGTAETYWFLELAERHRALLCGPRVDVGKEQRFLSLAADEKTQLPPQKVVEIARWMAEILPGGLVTLEVEGLAFQQGQDLSDLVAELRQALQPGEVQQP, encoded by the coding sequence GTGAAATCGCTGTACGAAGCCTGTAAACCCCGGGATTGGGTCTTCGATCCCTCGGTGCGCGACACCGTCTACGACCTCGACGACCTGGACCGGATCGACCCGGAGCGGTTCTTCACCGAGAACTACGTCACCCAGGGCATGCGGCAGCTGCTGACCGAGGCCTTCAAGCGACTGGAGGGCAAGTCCGAGAGCGCCTCGGGAGCCTTCCTGCTGTCCCAGTCCATGGGCGGCGGCAAGACCCACAACCTGCTGGCCCTGGGCTTGCTGGCCAAGCACCCCCGCTGGCGCCGGCCGGTGATGGGCAGCTTCTACACGCCGGGCCCCCTGGGGGCGGTGCGGGTGGTGGCCTTCAGCGGCCGCAAGACCCACACGCCCCACGGCATCTGGGGCGAGATCGCAACGCAGCTCAACCGGCGCGAGGTGTTCCGGAACTTCTACAGCCCCCTCCTGGCCCCGGGGGTCGAGGACTGGGTCGAGCTGCTGCGGGGCGAGCCGGTGCTGATCCTGCTGGACGAGCTGCCGCCCTACTTCCAGGCGGCCCGGGCCGTGCCGGTGGGGATGACCACCCTGGACCACCTGACCACCACCGCCCTGGCCAACCTGCTGGTGGCGGTGGCCGGCGGGAAGCTGCCCAACGTGTGCCTGGTGCTTACGGATCTCAGGGCCTCGGCCTACCAGGCCGGCAGTGCGGCCATCGGGGAAGCCCTGCAGAACCTGGCCATGGAAGCCAACCGCACGGTGACCCACATCAACCCCGTGCAGCTCAACTCCAACGAGATCTACCACATCCTGCGGACGCGGCTCTTCGAGCGGGTGGCACCGCCGGCGGCGATCGAGGCGGTGGCCGATGCCTATGCGGCCGCGGTGAACGAGGCCCGCCGGCTCGACCTGACCACCGCGTCTCCCCAGGCCCTGCGGAGCGAGATCATCCACTCGTACCCCTTCCATCCCGGCCTCCGCGACCTCTTCGCCCGGTTCCGGGAAAATCCGGGGTACCAGCAGACGCGAGCCCTGATCCGGATCATGCGCATCGTGGTGGCGGAGCTGTGGCAATCGGGGCGGGCGCGCCAGCGGTTCCTCATCGCACCCCACCACCTGGACCTGGGCCGGCCCGAACTGGTCAGCGAAATCAGGCAGATCAACGCGACCCTGGAGAATGCGGTGGCCCACGACGTGGTGGACGAGAACGGCGGGGCCGTGGCCCAGCAGATCGACCGCGAGCTGGGCGGTAGCGACGCCCGCGACGCGGCCACCCTGATCTTGCTGTCGTCCCTGTCCCAGGCCGTGAATCCCACGCTGGGCCTGGACCGGTCGGAGATCGTGGGTTACCTGGCCGAGCCGGGCCGGAACCTGAGCGCGGTGCGGGAAGCCCTGGACCGCCTGCAGGCGCGGGCCTGGTACCTGCACGTCACCGGCGGCGGCAAGATCCTGTTCAAGAACGTGGAGAACCTGAACGCCAAGCTGGAGAGCTACGCCAGCGGGCTGCGGGACGAGCGGGAACTGGAGCTGCGCGAGCGGCTCCAGGAGATGTTCGCCCCCAAGGTCGGCGGCTGCTACCAGGAGGTGTACGCCCTGCCGGCCCTGGACCAGGTGGAACTGCAGCCCCACCGGGTGGCGCTGGTGATCTTCCGGCCGCGGCCGGGCACCGGCGACGAAGTCCGGCGGTTCTGGGAATACCAGCTCTACAAGAACCGGGTCCTGTTCCTCACCGGCAACCCCGTGGGCTACGAGCGGGTCCTGGAGCGGGCGGCCTACCTGCGGGCGGCGCGGCAGATCGTGGCCGAATTCCGGCAGCAAGGGGTGCCGGAGCACGATCCCCAGTTCCTGGAGGCCGGGAAGATCCTCGCGCGGCAGGAGGCGCTGTTCTACATGGCCTGCCGCGAGGTCTTCCAGCAGCTGTACTACCCCCACCGCAACCGGCTGGTGGTGGTGGATCTCGACCCCCGGTACGTGGCCAACCACTACGAAGGGGAGCAGCAGATCGTGGCCGCCTTACAGGAGGTCCAGAAGTACGTGCCCGACGCCAGCCGGGATCCGTCGTCGTTCCGCCAGATGGTGGAGCGCAACCTCTGGCCGGAAGGGCAGCAGGAGGTGCGCTGGACGGAGATCAAGCGGCGGGCGGCCACGGATCCAGGCTGGATCCTCCACCACCCTCAAGCGCTGGACGACTTGAAGGATGAGATGATTCGCCGGGATCTCTGGCGGGATGCCGGCGACGGCTACGTCCGGCGCGGCCCGTTCCCCAAGCCGGCCACCGACGTGCAGATCCAGGTGCTGTCCCGGGATCCCCAGACGGGGGAGGTCACCCTGCGGGTGCGGCCGCTCCACGGGGATGTGGTCCACTACAGCTGCGACGGGGCGGTGAGTCCCTCATCACCCCGTCTGGACGGGGCCGAGCTGCGGACGCGAGCCCTTCAGGTAGCCTTCCTCGCCGTGGACTCCACCGGGGAACACCCGACCGGCGAGCCGCGGGTCTGGACGAACACGGTGGAGGTCAAGTACAGGTTCTTCCAGCAGGGCGGGCAGCGGATGCTGGAGCTGCAGGCCGTTCCGTGGGGGGAGATCCGTTACACTTTGGACGGGTCGAGCCCGGAGCTGTCCGGGCAGCCCTACACGGGGCCCATGGCGGTGCCGCCGGGGACGCGGGTGGTCCTGGCCCGGGCGTGGGCCGGCCCGGTGGTGTCGGAGACGGTGCGCATCGACGTGCCCGCCGGCGACCAACCGGTGACGGTGGATCCCCGAAGGCCCGCCTTGTGGAAGCGCGCCTTCAAACTGGACGGAACCGCCGAGACGTACTGGTTCCTCGAACTCGCCGAGCGGCACCGGGCGCTCCTCTGCGGCCCGCGGGTCGACGTGGGGAAGGAGCAGCGGTTCCTGTCCTTGGCCGCCGACGAGAAGACCCAGCTGCCGCCGCAGAAGGTGGTGGAGATCGCCCGGTGGATGGCGGAGATCCTGCCGGGCGGGCTCGTCACCCTGGAGGTCGAAGGTCTGGCCTTCCAGCAAGGACAGGACCTGTCCGACCTGGTGGCTGAACTGCGGCAGGCGTTGCAGCCGGGTGAGGTCCAGCAGCCATGA